From one Gracilinanus agilis isolate LMUSP501 chromosome 5, AgileGrace, whole genome shotgun sequence genomic stretch:
- the LOC123249206 gene encoding non-histone chromosomal protein HMG-14-like: MPKRKVNSAEEEVREEPKRRSARLSAKPVLAKAEPKPKKTTEKDKSEDKKVHTKVKKGAKGKQAEVTNQEENKDDLPAENGERKNEEVPVSDSAGEKETKSE, encoded by the coding sequence ATGCCCAAGAGGAAGGTCAACTCTGCAGAAGAGGAAGTTAGGGAGGAGCCCAAGAGGAGGTCAGCAAGATTGTCAGCTAAACCAGTCCTTGCAAAGGCTGAACCTAAGCCCAAAAAGACAACAGAAAAGGATAAATCTGAGGACAAAAAAGTTCATACAAAAGTTAAAAAAGGAGCAAAAGGAAAACAAGCAGAAGTGACTAACCAAGAAGAGAATAAAGATGACTTACCTgcagaaaatggagaaaggaaaaatgaagaggtCCCAGTCTCTGATTCAGCAGGAGAGAAAGAAACCAAATCTGAATAA